The Zymobacter palmae DNA window CATATAACACTACTTCTTATATTTAGAGGGGGGATGAATATGTTGACTCTGGCAGTGACCGATACGGCTTCTCATCATTACGGCACGGTATTAACACCCAGCATCAGTGCGGGCACGTCGATGGCTGAACGCTCTTCGGTGGGAGGAAACACGCCTTCGGTGGATAAGGCTGAGAATTCCGAGCACACCTCGTTTCTTGCTCAAGGTTTAAGCCGATCTGCGGCCGCTATGCCGCAGGGATTGAGCGATGAGGACCTCGTCAAGTGGGCCAAGACGTCGGAAGATTTGTTCATGTTTGATCTTGAATCGCCGCAGCGAGAGGTGTTCGACAAGGAGGGATTGGATGTGGACGCCCCCGATGCTGCCGCTCTGGCGCATCAGGCTACCGATTACCTTCGCGGGCGTGGTACCAACCCCTTCAAAGGCATGTCGCGCGATCAGCTGGAATTGATTTCATACGATGAAAGCGGAACGTTTACCGTCAACGAGCGGCGTGCTGCCAGCGATGAGTCTGATCATCAAGACTGCGTCTGGCGCAAGAACATCGTGGCCAAATCCAATTTGCTGGCACATCAGGGTAAGGGGCACGTTAATGCACAGCACCTGAATATGATGCTGATTGGCAAGAATATCGTGGGCGCGATATTTGATAAAAGAGACATCACTCGTGCTGGCCCTTGCTCGGAAGAAGTCGAACAGCTGACACAGGATATCAATAACTACTTCCAAAACTTGTCCGCTATCGAACGAGCAGAATATGTCGTCAGCACTAAAGCGCTTTACTCATAAGGGCGGTGTGTCTTGAACGAGCGTTTATCCACAGCTCGTGGCGAACGCACAACTGGGGGGGAGAGGTTTTTCATCGTAAGCGCCCTTTGATCCAAACGGGCAGGCGCGATGCGCGATGTGACGGCGGCCTCGGCACAGTAGTGCTATGGCATAGCCTGCTGTTTCTAAGCCTGTGCTGAACGGCTCACTGCAAGCGTCACTAGCGGCCGCGTTTATCTTGGCACAGGGCTTGCCCTGCTCGTGAGGGGAGGGATGAGCAGATAGGTTGTGTCGCGTGGGAAGCCGATCCTGACTGATACGGTGAAAGCGAAGAGTATTCACCGTATCGGCCATGCTGACGTACGCAGTTTATGAGATGAATGCGTACTCCGTCACGCTGCGGTAGTGCTGCCCCGGGCGCAGCATGCAGTCAGGCTGCGGCCACTCGGGATGATGTGGGCTATCCGGCAGGAATTCGCTTTCCAGTGCCAACCCTTGCCATGCCTCGTAGTGCCCGCCATCGCGTGCGGGTGTACCTTCCAGTGAGTTGCCCGTATAGACCTGTAGCGCTGGGGCGGTAGTGTGCACAGTCATCTGCAGTGAGCCGTCTGTTGACCAGACGTGAGCGGCGGGGGCCTTGAGGTCGCCTTTGGCGCTAAGCAGGAAGGCGTGATCGTAGCCGTTGACGTTGCGCTGGTCGTCGTCGGTCAGGAAGTCCTCGAGGATGGCCTTGGGCTGGCGGAAGTTGAAGCTGGTGGCATCGACCGGTACCAGTCCACGCTTCGGAATGCCTTCTTTGCTGACGGGAAGATAACGGTCAGCGAAAACCTGCAGGCGGTGATAGCGAATATCGCCCTGTACGCCGTCAAGATTGAAGTAGACGTGGTTGGTCATGTTCACCGGGCAGGGCTGGTCGACATTGGCTTGATAGTCGATGGTCAGCCGCTGGTCATCGTGTAGGGTGAAGCGG harbors:
- the galM gene encoding galactose-1-epimerase — encoded protein: MNKDTVSTAPDGQPFQLAELRNAAGMTVTLMDWGATLLSIKVPMNDGSVREVALGCAHTAIWTQQDACLGASIGRYANRIADSRFTLDGKVFELVPNQGQHQLHGGPEGFNKRRWDVEHQSANSVQYALTSNDGDQGFPGTLHATARFTLHDDQRLTIDYQANVDQPCPVNMTNHVYFNLDGVQGDIRYHRLQVFADRYLPVSKEGIPKRGLVPVDATSFNFRQPKAILEDFLTDDDQRNVNGYDHAFLLSAKGDLKAPAAHVWSTDGSLQMTVHTTAPALQVYTGNSLEGTPARDGGHYEAWQGLALESEFLPDSPHHPEWPQPDCMLRPGQHYRSVTEYAFIS